The genomic region aaaaagtcctaccaaacaaaattttaaatcctaaaacttgaaaattgtttttgagttaaaaaagttggattcaagtagagtaccaaataAGCTATAAGGTTCAAACTTGTTACTGAATCACTATTACCCAATCGAAACTGGTCATTTGTTAAacattaaatataatttttttatgtttttatttgttgtttttttttaccaatttttttatttataattatgtGAATAATTGAACATGAACACGTGTCAAGTTTAAATTGGCTTTGTCATGCCACTAAGCATATTATTTTTGGGCTTCAAAAGTTAATTGGGTTGTTTGGATCTTGCGACATTTGGTCAGACTAGCGCGCGCAgaaatttacctttttttttttttttggtggtaaACTAAAATTCctccaaaattacaaaaaatatatatatataataataatgaaaatggtttgaaaattttaaattttaacggtaaatacaaaataaaagataaaatgaataatatcatgattgactttttagtttaaaaagtaattttttgttaaaataaataataacataaacttttctttaaaattccaaaaaaaaaattgctaaatTCAATGGTTGCTGCAAAAATCCCGCTCGTTGACAACTTCTTCATCGCTGAAATCTCTGATATATTAAAAACTAATATtcaataaaaatgtaaattaattctTAGAAAGGCTGCGTTGCAGTAAGCACTTCTAACTGTTTTCTTTAACCCAAAATCACTCTCTAGAAAGCGCTTTCACTTCCCAAACGACCCTAATGAGTGATGACTGAGAGAGAGCCATGGCGGCCTCCGTCTCTCACCTCCCCGCCTTCCTCTCCCTCTTCTCTCACAAGCTCTTCTTCTCCCACCCGCAGCAGCAATCCACTCTCGGATTCACCGCCCTACAACGCTGTCCACCGCCGCCGCGCTGCACCCTTCGCGCTTCTTCCGTCAAGAAGAAAACTAGGTTCGCATTCCCCGTCTCTACTCTTCGCTTTCACTTCtacacttttttcttcttctcactTTCGTGTTTTGGAATTTTGAGTAGGAAGGTAAAGAGCAATGCGGAGCTTTGCAATGATCTCCGGCAGTTCCTCACTGCGGTCGGACTTTCGGAATGTCACGTTCCATCCTTGAAGGAGCTCTCGCAGCACGGAAGGTTCGAACTTGTTCCATCACTTTTCTGATAAATTTTGGTTCGTTTTCCCCTCGTCAGAATTTGATTAGTTAGGGTTTATCTGTGAAACTGAAAGATTTAGTTGGAATTACAATtgcctctttgatttctcaGAAGTTTCGATAACGTTTGGATTATCAATTGCTGCTTGCTTGTtgccatttttgttttcttcaacaaATTTTGACATTAGTGGCAACGGTAGTATAGTCTTAATATTATGTTATATTACGTAtatgtctgtgtgtgtgtgtgtgtgtgtgtgtgtgtattatagtTTTGACTTGGAGACTTCATAAATTGGAGCAAGtctgaaatttttgttttatcaaaAATGACGAATAGGAATGATCTTGCAAACATTGTCAGACGAAGAGGATATAAACTTATAAGAGAGCTTCTTGTGGACTCGAGCAATACAGATACCAATGGTAATGCCGATACCGGATTTGCTGGAATTCAGGATGCAATCGATGATCGTAAAGAGATAGTAACAGgtcaatatatattttttatgtttgcaaCCTTATTTTATAGTATGTGCAACTGTTACCGGTAGCCTCTTAACAATTTAAAAGGTCAGGATCAAGAGGTGAATAATGTGATTGAGGATTTCTCTTTGTCAACTGAAGTTTCAGTCTTGGAAAGTAATTCTGGTAGTCCTTCAGAAATTTTCACCCCTTCATCCTTGGGCGAACTTGATGACCTATCCTTGTCAACCACTGGTCGTGTCAAAGAAACCATTTCTTCTAGTTCAAATGTTGGTTTGGATCTAAACTCCGATGGACGTCCTCGCATGCCTTTAGAATCTGTTGATGGTTTGTCATTGGATGAAAAGGTCTTAGATATATGTCAGGATGGGAAGGTTGACAATATGGCTAATGAAGATTGCTCTTCAACCATAGTTTCTGTTTTGGAAGACCATTCTAGTTCAGATCTTGATCCAAGTCACAACTCTGATCATCATAGTTATCCGCCTTTAGAATCTCCACCCAATTTATCCTTGAAGGAAAAAGTGGCAAACTTTATGCAGAATGGAGAATTGGATGCAGTTGAAGGTAATTTGCCTTAAGATGCCttgctttcaaatttttttcacatttaaTTTTGTTCTGCTACTTAATCTTTTTTTAGTTCATGTGCACTATCAATgatgtttcttttcttgtttgttgtcactgttgattttttttagcACTAAATCATTCAGATGTATGCTTATCTTCACACTATTTGTTACTAAATATACTTAACTTTCATGCTATTTGTTATATGCTTCCCTTTCATTCTTCTTTCACCTTAattctttgtttctttcatGTTTGATATTTATTTGGAGCTTCTTGATACAGATAATGTCTATGGCATATTAACTGAGAATAATGATGAAGAAATCAAGGAAGAATGTAGATTTGGAAACACTGAGGAGGTTCAAATAAGAATTCCTAAAAATGTGCTTGACAGAAGTGATGCAATTATGGCATTGAATCGAAGGACATCAACATCAACTACAGCAGTTGATCCCTCTCTTAGGTTGATAACTTGTGCATTTGTCCAAAGTTCCTTGTTTTCTTCTCTAATTATTATTGTTTCTTCCATTCTGCATGTGGTTACTATTCAACCTAATTTTGTTGTAAAATCCCAAACTATGACATTATAAGAATCCGAATTTTTAGATTATGCTCTTACGGATCTGGAGGTCAAATGTGATGCATGACTGAACAGTGTTTTATTGTATTCTTAGTTTTATAAAGAACTTTTTTGTGTTTACAAAGCAGGGAGGATAGTTCATCAACTGAGGGGCTGAGTTCTCTATATGACAAGGATTTGGATGATAAGGTCATTGCTTAACTCTTAACTACGTTACTTCTAACATCAACTTTGACAACAGTATTGCATTGACcgttgtgtttttgttttacaGACAAGTGAAAGTGAGGATCAACTTGAACTTAATCATCTCAAGTTCATGCTGGTACTATTTTCTTAACGTTCTGCTTACGCCATGGAGCGTTCTATATACTTGAATTGTTGATTATAATTTTGATTATATTCTTTTTCTTAGCATCAGAAGGAGATGGAATTGTCACAGTTGAAAGAACAGATTCAGAAGGAAGAGGTATATTAGCTATTTTGGGCGCTCCTTTATATGGCATGACCTTGTTCACAGTATCAAAATATAGAAATATGTATGATCCATCCGATTTTTTTGCTGGTGATCCATCTGATTTTGCTTGCGATTTTTTCAATGGGAGTTTCGTACTTTTATGGGCAATATGATTACTGATCTGATTATAGTGGATTTTACTTCTTCCTTCagctttttttgtcaaacttgCAAACCAAATCTGAAATGGCAATGAGCAAAGCACAAAAGCTTGTCTCTGAAAAAGATGCAGAGTTACTTGCTGATGAAGAAAGCCTTTCAGGATTAGTGGAGGTATCACATCTACCATTTTGCTGgacatatttttgtatatatttaattatgctTTTAGAGCATCTTGGCAGTGAGTAGGATGTTTTGTAAGCAACAAAAGCCCTAGTAATCATCGCTGACTTTTCATCATTCATACATAAACAAATTCTCATACATGACacgtataaaaattaaaaaaaatctcatacaTACACTGATACACCATTTGCATGAACGGAATTCCTGATTTCATCAGGTTGAGATTCAGTACCAGGGAGATGGCAAGATTGTGGAGGTGACTGGTAGCTTCAATGGTTGGTATCATCAGATTGAAATGGATCCACAGCCATCATCTAGTATCATAGAGAGGTCTTAACACTCCTTTTCTCTGTATAATTTGGCCTCAAACTTTCATTTTATCTTGCTGCTTCCGTTGTGCCTAATTTGCATTTTATCTTTCCTGAAGATTTGTCGTAATCAGTTGACATATTATTGTAGGTTATTGTTAACGTTCCCTTTTATTGCCATGCTATTTCTCCATTTAAAATAGTTCAAGTGTTTTATATGCTTGATGCTCAGAAATATTAGTGGAATAATACTGATTGCTAGGACTACACGTTCTTGCAGGGAACCTAGACTATGGTCAACAATGCTGTGGCTTTATCCAGGGACGTATGAGGTGTGCACATCTAGCAGCTAAACGATATGACATTTTTTCTCTTTGGCGAGGAGTGTGAACCTTGAATAACTGTATCTGATGTGAAATGTTGTTAACTGCAGATAAAATTCATTGTTGATGGCCAATGG from Pyrus communis chromosome 9, drPyrComm1.1, whole genome shotgun sequence harbors:
- the LOC137745272 gene encoding protein PTST homolog 3, chloroplastic isoform X4, whose product is MAASVSHLPAFLSLFSHKLFFSHPQQQSTLGFTALQRCPPPPRCTLRASSVKKKTRKVKSNAELCNDLRQFLTAVGLSECHVPSLKELSQHGRNDLANIVRRRGYKLIRELLVDSSNTDTNGNADTGFAGIQDAIDDRKEIVTGQDQEVNNVIEDFSLSTEVSVLESNSGSPSEIFTPSSLGELDDLSLSTTGRVKETISSSSNVGLDLNSDGRPRMPLESVDGLSLDEKVLDICQDGKVDNMANEDCSSTIVSVLEDHSSSDLDPSHNSDHHSYPPLESPPNLSLKEKVANFMQNGELDAVEDNVYGILTENNDEEIKEECRFGNTEEVQIRIPKNVLDRSDAIMALNRRTSTSTTAVDPSLREDSSSTEGLSSLYDKDLDDKTSESEDQLELNHLKFMLKEMELSQLKEQIQKEELFLSNLQTKSEMAMSKAQKLVSEKDAELLADEESLSGLVEVEIQYQGDGKIVEVTGSFNGWYHQIEMDPQPSSSIIEREPRLWSTMLWLYPGTYEIKFIVDGQWMIDPQRESVTRGTICNNILHVNR
- the LOC137745272 gene encoding protein PTST homolog 3, chloroplastic isoform X6, which gives rise to MAASVSHLPAFLSLFSHKLFFSHPQQQSTLGFTALQRCPPPPRCTLRASSVKKKTRKVKSNAELCNDLRQFLTAVGLSECHVPSLKELSQHGRNDLANIVRRRGYKLIRELLVDSSNTDTNGNADTGFAGIQDAIDDRKEIVTVLESNSGSPSEIFTPSSLGELDDLSLSTTGRVKETISSSSNVGLDLNSDGRPRMPLESVDGLSLDEKVLDICQDGKVDNMANEDCSSTIVSVLEDHSSSDLDPSHNSDHHSYPPLESPPNLSLKEKVANFMQNGELDAVEDNVYGILTENNDEEIKEECRFGNTEEVQIRIPKNVLDRSDAIMALNRRTSTSTTAVDPSLSREDSSSTEGLSSLYDKDLDDKTSESEDQLELNHLKFMLHQKEMELSQLKEQIQKEELFLSNLQTKSEMAMSKAQKLVSEKDAELLADEESLSGLVEVEIQYQGDGKIVEVTGSFNGWYHQIEMDPQPSSSIIEREPRLWSTMLWLYPGTYEIKFIVDGQWMIDPQRESVTRGTICNNILHVNR
- the LOC137745272 gene encoding protein PTST homolog 3, chloroplastic isoform X1: MAASVSHLPAFLSLFSHKLFFSHPQQQSTLGFTALQRCPPPPRCTLRASSVKKKTRKVKSNAELCNDLRQFLTAVGLSECHVPSLKELSQHGRNDLANIVRRRGYKLIRELLVDSSNTDTNGNADTGFAGIQDAIDDRKEIVTGQDQEVNNVIEDFSLSTEVSVLESNSGSPSEIFTPSSLGELDDLSLSTTGRVKETISSSSNVGLDLNSDGRPRMPLESVDGLSLDEKVLDICQDGKVDNMANEDCSSTIVSVLEDHSSSDLDPSHNSDHHSYPPLESPPNLSLKEKVANFMQNGELDAVEDNVYGILTENNDEEIKEECRFGNTEEVQIRIPKNVLDRSDAIMALNRRTSTSTTAVDPSLSREDSSSTEGLSSLYDKDLDDKTSESEDQLELNHLKFMLHQKEMELSQLKEQIQKEELFLSNLQTKSEMAMSKAQKLVSEKDAELLADEESLSGLVEVEIQYQGDGKIVEVTGSFNGWYHQIEMDPQPSSSIIEREPRLWSTMLWLYPGTYEIKFIVDGQWMIDPQRESVTRGTICNNILHVNR
- the LOC137745272 gene encoding protein PTST homolog 3, chloroplastic isoform X5; the protein is MAASVSHLPAFLSLFSHKLFFSHPQQQSTLGFTALQRCPPPPRCTLRASSVKKKTRKVKSNAELCNDLRQFLTAVGLSECHVPSLKELSQHGRNDLANIVRRRGYKLIRELLVDSSNTDTNGNADTGFAGIQDAIDDRKEIVTVSVLESNSGSPSEIFTPSSLGELDDLSLSTTGRVKETISSSSNVGLDLNSDGRPRMPLESVDGLSLDEKVLDICQDGKVDNMANEDCSSTIVSVLEDHSSSDLDPSHNSDHHSYPPLESPPNLSLKEKVANFMQNGELDAVEDNVYGILTENNDEEIKEECRFGNTEEVQIRIPKNVLDRSDAIMALNRRTSTSTTAVDPSLSREDSSSTEGLSSLYDKDLDDKTSESEDQLELNHLKFMLHQKEMELSQLKEQIQKEELFLSNLQTKSEMAMSKAQKLVSEKDAELLADEESLSGLVEVEIQYQGDGKIVEVTGSFNGWYHQIEMDPQPSSSIIEREPRLWSTMLWLYPGTYEIKFIVDGQWMIDPQRESVTRGTICNNILHVNR
- the LOC137745272 gene encoding protein PTST homolog 3, chloroplastic isoform X2, with amino-acid sequence MAASVSHLPAFLSLFSHKLFFSHPQQQSTLGFTALQRCPPPPRCTLRASSVKKKTRKVKSNAELCNDLRQFLTAVGLSECHVPSLKELSQHGRNDLANIVRRRGYKLIRELLVDSSNTDTNGNADTGFAGIQDAIDDRKEIVTGQDQEVNNVIEDFSLSTEVSVLESNSGSPSEIFTPSSLGELDDLSLSTTGRVKETISSSSNVGLDLNSDGRPRMPLESVDGLSLDEKVLDICQDGKVDNMANEDCSSTIVSVLEDHSSSDLDPSHNSDHHSYPPLESPPNLSLKEKVANFMQNGELDAVEDNVYGILTENNDEEIKEECRFGNTEEVQIRIPKNVLDRSDAIMALNRRTSTSTTAVDPSLREDSSSTEGLSSLYDKDLDDKTSESEDQLELNHLKFMLHQKEMELSQLKEQIQKEELFLSNLQTKSEMAMSKAQKLVSEKDAELLADEESLSGLVEVEIQYQGDGKIVEVTGSFNGWYHQIEMDPQPSSSIIEREPRLWSTMLWLYPGTYEIKFIVDGQWMIDPQRESVTRGTICNNILHVNR
- the LOC137745272 gene encoding protein PTST homolog 3, chloroplastic isoform X3, with the protein product MAASVSHLPAFLSLFSHKLFFSHPQQQSTLGFTALQRCPPPPRCTLRASSVKKKTRKVKSNAELCNDLRQFLTAVGLSECHVPSLKELSQHGRNDLANIVRRRGYKLIRELLVDSSNTDTNGNADTGFAGIQDAIDDRKEIVTGQDQEVNNVIEDFSLSTEVSVLESNSGSPSEIFTPSSLGELDDLSLSTTGRVKETISSSSNVGLDLNSDGRPRMPLESVDGLSLDEKVLDICQDGKVDNMANEDCSSTIVSVLEDHSSSDLDPSHNSDHHSYPPLESPPNLSLKEKVANFMQNGELDAVEDNVYGILTENNDEEIKEECRFGNTEEVQIRIPKNVLDRSDAIMALNRRTSTSTTAVDPSLSREDSSSTEGLSSLYDKDLDDKTSESEDQLELNHLKFMLKEMELSQLKEQIQKEELFLSNLQTKSEMAMSKAQKLVSEKDAELLADEESLSGLVEVEIQYQGDGKIVEVTGSFNGWYHQIEMDPQPSSSIIEREPRLWSTMLWLYPGTYEIKFIVDGQWMIDPQRESVTRGTICNNILHVNR